One Eriocheir sinensis breed Jianghai 21 chromosome 61, ASM2467909v1, whole genome shotgun sequence genomic window, CACCCTATAGCCACcctttcgtccctccttcccgtcccttactGTGGGATCAAAACGCACCTTGTTGTATGGGTTGCTGCGGAAGGCTTTGCGTAGGATGTGTGCGTCCTGCGCTGGCGTGTGACCTACGCTGGATGTTCTCGACACCTCCGAGGATACCCTGCCCTGCCTGATGGGGATGATGGAGTACTTCTTGCGCATCTGTACGCTGTTGGGGGCGAGGAAAAGATGGGCGTTAGGGTTCTGTCTCCAACCTTCCTCGTCTCTTACCGCATTGCCACCTTTTCCGCATTGCACCTCACCAGACAGATTGTTGAGAATGGATATTTATTTTCCCATAtatcatctcttctcccttctccctttctctccaactttctctggctctccctcttcctctctcctcccttctccctttctctatctctccctcttcctctccaagtttctcttcccatatatcctctcttctcccttctccctttctctccaactttctctatctctccctcttcctctcctccctttctctccaactttctcttcccatatatcctctcttctcccttctccctttctctccctctccctcccactgtctctcccatcctccttctcccatcctccttctcccagcaacttctatgagAGCCTTGTCAGCGGGCGTGTCATGAGGTagtgaagtgtttgagaataaaGACTCGATACTCACCCTTCAGGAGACTCTGCGATGACGTCCTCCACCTGGTCGTAAGTGTCCTTCTCCATGGTGTACCTGGCGGAAGGAGAGACATAAGGAGTGGCACgggttgaggggagagagagagagagagagagagagaggatggcagAATTTAAATAAAGGGATTAATAAAGACAAATGGCTTAAAGTATGGAAAAGAATACAGAAGAtaaggatagaaagaagaaatagatgcagaagaaataggagacaaagagggaaaggaagaaataaaaaagaagaaacagaagatgaagaagacattACGTTGATGAAtacaaaaaacaagaaggaaaagaacatgaaataaaaaaaataaaaaattactaAAAGAAAGAACAGTAAAACAATGACactaaaatgcaagaaaaaaataaaaataaaatacaaatggaGGATAAATCATGAACTTTAGGAAATAAAACATGAAACcgagatgaaaaaacaaaacaaaactaagaaacAGAATAAAATGAAACCaagataaagtaaaataatagaaCATAAAACTTAGATTcacaataaaaaatgtaaacaggatgaaataaaagactaaaaataaaacatgaaacatATGAAAAATGAAACATGAAAAAACTAAAACAGAATAAAATGAAACtaagataaagtaaaataatTGAACAAAACTAAGATACATAaacaaatggataaaaaaaaaacaaaaaaaacaaaaaaaacatgcagaatAAAACAAAACTCAGAAGCAAAACTCCTCCATCAGCCTCGGAACTCACTCAGGGTGGGAGAGAATTTCTTCCTTATGTGCAGTGCCGAAGGTGGAGTTGGTGCGCGCCCTGTTTTGTGTGGAGACAGTGGAGATGGGCGGACCGAAGGGCTTCACATTGTCCTCGATCATCGCCACGGGGCCGTACAGGTGGGCGTAGTGCTCTCTGGGAAGGCGGaaatgggtggaggtgaggaagggtagggacaaactctctctctttgacacatccacaaacacacaaataaagacTAATGGATTTTGTGACGAAGGGACAGGGACAGACTCTGACACATCcacaaacatacaaataaagACTAATGGATTTTGTGACGAAGGGGGGGGGGACAGACACATGatccacaacaaacaaacaaaaagagatgACTTTTGTGTTTTGAACGGACAGATGACAACAGACCACACATCCACAACATACAAATAAAAACTAATGGATTTTCGTGaaggtttaacccggtagctgcgtggATCAGATTTCTTAAAGTGAGAATAATTAGAAAACAACTCCTGACACGCTTTAAAACAACCATTAACACCTTTAAACGCTGACCAAcacactttaacccggtagcagcggggatcatgtttcttaaaggtccctctaagcgagaataatgagaaaaaatcatcactcacgcaaaccatttcataatatatatcaaagcatttgtgatcagtttatgtatcatctattttttgtggtttatatcatgggaaaaatttggcccgtcgctgctacacggtaaagccacaaatttacccCGTCACTGCTACAGGGTTAAAACAATACATACAAAAACAAATTGATTTTCATATCTAAATGAAAGAACAAATGAATTTACAGACAAGTTCTCACACTCTCTAACTTCAAAACACAtgaaaacaatacaaaaacaaacatttTCATGAAGTTTATAAATGAGCACAAATGAAAAgcgcaacgggccaaatttgtggctttaccgtgtagcagtgacaggccaaatttgtggctttaccgtgtagcaatgacaggccaaatttgtgccataatatacccccccaaaaaatagatgataaataaactgatcacaaatgtgttgatatatattatgaaatggtttgtgtgagtgatgatttttttctaatttttctcgcttagagggacctttaagaaacatgatccccgcagctactgggttaatctaAACTCACACACCCtaactttaaaacacacacacacacatacataagcaATACAAAGACTAACACACTGATTTTCATAatatctcaacacacacacacacacaaatgatgtTTATAGACAAGCTCTCATCTATTTagcctacacccacacacacacacacacacacacacacacacacacacacacacacacataaaagaaagaatgaaaagaataaagaaataaatgataccCTAGGTGCACTCACGAGATGGCGATCTTTTCGAAGAGTCTGGTCAGCTTGGATTCACAGGTGGAGCGCAGGAACCACTTACGAAGATATCGGTCATTGTAGTGGACGATGAGCTcctgaggggggaagggaaggtaggagagagagaaatgaaaggagggtaaggaaagggcgaggaaaaataaagacagggaatggaaggagaggaaaaggaagggaagggaaagaatggagaggaaaaggaagggaagggaaagaatggagaggaaaaggaagggaagggaaagaatggagaggaaaaggaagggaagggaaagaatggagaggaaagggaagtggagtagATAGGatatgaagtgaagggaaaaggagagagaatataaagggaaggaaaaatggagaggagaggatatgaaagaatgggaggaaaagggatatgaagggaagggaaagggagaagggatggggatgagaggaaaggaataggaagggaatgaaataaatgggaaggacagggaatgagaaggaaagatagagaatgaaaggagagaggaaaaagaggggaatggggaggaaaaatgaagacgagaagcaaaaagaaagattATATTATTCTTTCATCAAATTTGGCAACATTTATAATaaccagtctctctctcctcttttccttcccttccacctctcctttccctttcttcctctattccctgtttcttcccttctctctctctctctctctctctctctctctctctctctctctctctctctctctctctctctctctctcttccttcccttccatctctccttcccctttcttcctctattccctgtttcttcccttcccttccccttatctccctctcttcctcctcaacctttccttcctccatctccctctttttcccttccaatgcctccccttctccttccctccctccacacaccctgcACCAGctacccatctcccttccctgcctccgcaccctccacccacccttccactccctccctccctaccctcgtCCTCCACGCACCCTGAGGTAGAAGTCTCCGTGCTGGCCCAGGATCTCCTCCACGCCGGCCATTATGTGATCCATGGTGGTGTCGTTAATCTCCTCGctcaggttcttcttgccctttCGGTGCTTCTGGATCTGTAGCAGCCCCACCAGCGGCTTGATGGTGGTGCCCTgcggtggtgatggagagagagctTGAGAGGGTGTCGGGGGAAGGATTAGGATAGAGAATGTGTTTAGACTGAGGGTGTGTGGAAAACAGTAAAGTGTGTCGagggaaaaggtgtttgtgtgtgtgtcgagggaaGGATAAGAATAGAGAATGTGTTTAGAGTGAGGGTGTGTGGAAAACAGTAAAGTGAGTTGAGGGAAAAGGTGGTTGAGTGTGTGTCGAGGGAAGGATAAGAATAGAGAATGTGTTTAGAGTGAGGGTGTGTGGAAAACAGTAAAGTGTGTTGAGGGAAAAGGTGCTTGAGTGTGTGTcgagggaagaataagaatagaGAATGTGTTTAGACTGAGGGTGTGTGGAAAACAGTAAAGTGTGTTGAGGGAAAAGGTGCTTGAGTGTGTGTcgagggaagaataagaatagaGAATGTGTTTAGAGTGAGGGTGTGTGGAAAACAGTAAAGTGTGTTGAGGGAAAAGGTGTTTGAGTGTGTGTcgagggaagaataagaatagaGAATGTGTTTAGACTGAGGGTGTGTGGAAAACAGTAAAGTGTGTTGAGGGAAAAGGTGGTTGAGTGTGTGttgagggaaggatatggaaagaCTAAGGATGTGTTTCGACTGGGTGTGCGTGTGGAGAACAGTAAAGTGTGCTGTGGAAGGGACAAGATTGAAGTGTGTTGAGGGAAAAGGTGGTTGAGTGTGTgtcgaggggaggaaaaggaaagactaAGGATGTGTTTAGACTGAGGGTGTGTGTGGAGAGATCGGTAATGTGTGTTGTGGAAGGGACAAGATGGAAGtgtgttgagggagagagagcttGAGTGTGTGtcgagggaaggatatggaaagaGGCTGTAGGTGTgtgtagaaagaaaaaagggcATGGAAAGACTGAgggtgtgtgtggagagaagtagAGAGCTTGTAGGATGGATgactaaggaaagaagggatgaagggagtgtGTTAATGTATTGAGGGAAAGGGGGTGAGTTTTGGGGGAGGACAACAGAGGgtgagaaggtggagggagagggagctaGTGTCGGTGCAGTGTGGATGGCCGAGGAAAGACTGagagtgtatatatatagaaatttatGCATCTTcacgaaaaacacacacataaactatCTCATGACTTCACTAATAGAACtaccacccctcctcttcctcactactactactattactactactactaccattaccatgaCCATTACTCTTATCCAATACCATAACCCCACAATCCCAATCTCCAACCATCCACCTACTTCAACTCCATCTACTTCTACTCCTACAACTTTATCCACTACCAATGACTTCACAACACCCCTCTCCACCCGCCCATCCGCCCACCCACCTGTACAAAGATAGTGAAGAGGATGACGACGAGGGTGGCTGTGACAAAGATGCGTCGAGGGGGCAGTGACTCATTCAGCATGTTGACGAGGGAGAAGGCCACGGCGCCACGCAGGCCGCCGTACGCCGCGATGAACTGCTCCTCCAGGCCGACCTTCTTCACCCGGTAGTTGTTCATGATACCCGTCAGCATGAAGACTCCTGGAGGGGATGGGGGAATgggtgaagggggtggaggggatgggagaatgggtgaagggggtggggggaatgggggatgccttcttcttctctgcctctcttcatCATTACCCTCTTcagtcccttcccttacctcctcctcctcctcctctaggttaggttagattaggtaaggtaaggtaaggtaaggtaaggtaaggtaaggtaaggtaaggtaaggtaaggtaaggtaaggtaaggtaaggtaaggtaaggtaaggtaaggttaggttaggttaggtaaggtaaggtaaggtaaggtaaggtaaggtaaggtaaggtaaggtaaggtaaggtaaggtaaggtaaggtaaggtaaggtaaggtaaggtaaggttaggttaggttaggttaggttaggttaggttaggttaggttaggtaaggtaaggtaaggtaaggtaaggtaaggttaggttaggttaggttaggtaaggtaaggtaaggtaaggtagggttaggttaggttaggtaaggtaaggtaaggtaaggtatggttaggttaggttaggctaggttaggttaggttaggtaaggtaaggtaaggttaggttaggttaggtaaggttaggttaggttacccctccactctttccaatcccattaccatccctttccctttcttccttctttcccctcctcctcttcctccactatctTCCCTAACCtctacccctcctctccttccaatcccattaccatccctttccctctcttccttctctcccctcctcctcctcctccctgacctctacctttcctctcctttacttactcttaccatccctccttcctttcttcctacagttccttccctctctccctccttccttccttccttcagctcctttcttccctctctccctccttcctttcttcctacagttccttccctttctccctccttccttccttccttcctttcttccttcagctccttccttctctctctccctccttccttccttccttccttccctctctccctccctccttccttccttcctcctcctcctccactccagcACTCACCGATGAACCTGTACACGAAGCATAAGAACACACTCCACAGCACGAAGCCGGTGTGCCAGATGTGTTCGTCGCTCACCAGCACCATGCCCAGGAACATGAAGATGACCGTATCGCTGGTGGCACTGCGGACAGGGTGGGGGGttaaggtggcggtggtggtagaggtggaggggGTTTGTAAAGTAAgtaagggtatcaggacacctctcctcctgaaattgacctctctttcggccacctcttttgattctttttgtaggagcagcgagtagtgggcttttttttattactgtttcctttttttgtgcccttgagctgtctcctttgtaaaaaaaaagtaagtatcagaacagaaaacaaagacaagTAACACATAGATAAGATAATATTAAACTACAAAACTGTTTTATATATTACCGAAGCTCAATCTGGCTCCGCTTATGTCCCTATCTTCAGCCTCTACTaatttctacctttcctttactTGCCTACAATGAATCTCTCTCCCATGTcgacctccctcccccacccattcACCAGGACAGTAACAGACTTATTTactgtcccacctgtccttaacGAGCCTCCCTCTTACCTGGCACCTTTTTTTTCAGCCTCTACTGATTTCTACCTTCCCTTTACTTGCCTACATTGAACCTCTCTCTCCCATGTCGaccttccccacccacccacctgtccTTAACGAGTCTCCGTCTTACCTGGCCATCTTGGTGAAGTACTTGACGCAGGTGTAGGACTTCTGCGAGATGTTCTGGAAGGCATAGTGAGCCTGGATGAGGCCACACACGATGAGACTGTGAGGGAGAGATAagtgaaggagtgagagaggcagGAAGGTGCAGTGAggtagtgtgtctgtgtgtgtgttgatgagacTGTGAggtggaaatgagggagagagagagacggggaggtgTGGTGAgatagtgtgtctgtgtgtgtgttgatgagacTGTGAGGtggaaatgagtgagtgagagagagacggagaggtgCGGAGAGGTAGTGTGTCTATGTAGTGATTTAGTAATAGTTTGCAAGGCTTGAGACTGACCTGATGATGCCTGAGAAGTGGAAGAGTTCAGCCGTCAGGTAGCTCAGGTAGGAGAGGCCGAGGAGGGCGAGGGGCTCCACCACTGAGGGAGGGGAGGTCAAGATTAGGTCACACAAATTATACCTTACCATTTTTtattacccacacacacacacacacacacacacacatgcaagtcttctcattagtattttgtattaatttcttGGGTCATTCATTATCTTTTGTCTTCATCTTGTCATCCTAATCATCTTAATTCATCTCCTTGTACTCATTCCCTCatatcctccttatcctcaccCTAATCTATCTGCACCTCACACCACCTCCTTTCACCCCTTCTTTCATatcctctttactcctctttatAATTTACTCTTTTCAATATACTTGTCTTAAACCATTTAGAcctgacctctcctcctcctcctcctcctactactcttcctcctcctcctcctccaacactccACCACATACCTCGCACATCGGTGGTTGACTTGGTGACGAGCGCCGTGACACAACCGAAGATGACGCCGATGAAGAGTCCGCCGAAGACCACCACCATGAaggccaccaccgccagcacGTACTGCACGCCCGTCACCTCCTCCATGGACATGAAAGACGTCATCGTGCTGTAGACCACCACCGTCATGCCGTCTGGAAaggtggaaagtttcgtttagtcggcgcaacatttaTCATGCCGTCTGGAGGTGTGTGTGTAGAGTAGAGTagggtagagtagagtagagaagTAGAGTTACCTGTACCTACTTATATAagcttctgtttcctccttcactaactcctctttccttcttctatctcttctacctcttccaaaATCTAAGCATCTCCCCATCtgcacctttcccttcttcctcctcctcctcctggtcttccacttcttccttcttcagcttcctcctcctcctcatccattcttaGTTCTCATCCACGAACACCCACACAGCTTCCCTTCCTTGCCGCCACCCCCAATCACCCATCACTCCCTCCCCAGACACCCACCATTCAGCAGCGACTCCCCGAACACAAGGAAGTAGAGGTCCTTGTTGACGCCCAGCTCCTGGAAGATAGCGAGTACAGCGACAGGATCCACTGCGGAGATGAGCGATGAGAAGACCAGACCCTCCATGAATCtgtgtgggagggtgggagggtgttaggtggtggtggtggtggtggtgttgagagagGAGTAATATagtgaatggaatggaaggaggaggtggtgtttgtggttgtgtggggatgagaacaaagaaaggagaaggaaaaaggaaagggcgaTGAAAAAAAGAACTATAAGTGACTCGTGTGAATAGAAAGTTGCAATTGAGAGAAGAGTAATATAGTGGTTTTGGTTGTGTTGGGAAAGAGGAATACAGTaaaggtggttgtgatggtggtggtgttgagagagagaagggaaatgcaaaagaaggggaggaggtggtgtttgtggttgtgtgaggatgagaacaaagaaagaagaagaaggagaaaggaaagggtgatgggaggggagagtggtgtgtacggaagaagaaaggaaaaaaggaggaatggggggggaggagaagtgaacgtttaaagaagagaaggagaagaaaaggaaaggaaaaaggggacaaAGGTAAACTATTGACTccttgaatgaaaagaaagattgttgtgtttggtggtgtggtggtgattagAAAGGGAATTTAAATAGattagaagaatatatatatagacagctagatggaagagaagcaggagacgacggagaagaggagggaagagaaggatcaaCAGCAGAGAttgtggaggaaaatgagacCAGTGGAGAATAGGCCtaaacctctcttttggctactctttacatttgtctattatgggagcggtgagtagcgggcttttttttttctgcactctttattgcccttgagccatctcctttgtcgtaaaaaaaagtaCTATagtggagtggaggagaaagagggaaactaCAAACAGCTTCATTCGGGCACATGCAAGCAggtaagggtcgtattttaaaacatttcgtcgcccaagttcacacatttgacatggctttcgtaggagctgtaggcctttccaggggtagttttatgaccctggtgttagtttgccccttcctctgtaacatgaacctaaaaaaacactcatgaaaacccggttgatcccttctttgacctttagaaatagttgatgtgataagtgatggtgtcttaaaatacagaaCTCTGGGTGACTCACGTGAAGTTGATGTAGCCCATCGCTCCTAGTGCATTGAGGCCGTAGAGTGTTGGGCCtgtgggggagggtggagggagggagaagtgtggTATTAGTGTTAGATGAATAGGTAATATGATGAGGATgttaggattctctctctctctctctctctctctctctctctctctctctctctctctctctctctctctctctctctgggacatGATTTTTGATACTTTTTataattttgtgttttgtatctgatggTGTAACATATTCAGTTATGTCAAACCTCTTTTCTGTCTTAATTTCATCCctgtccaatctctctctctctctctctctctctctctctctctctctctctgtttttgttgttCGTATATATGTTTGTCAAGGCTCTCTtatgtgtttatctatttatttatctatctatttgtgtctgtctgtctctctatctatttatccatgtgttctaagcctgtctgtctgtctgttttatgtCTAGATCTATGTGTGTCTGTTTTAATTTGTATTAgtatgtctatatctgtctgtctgtacatgtCTGCCTCttgctctctcaaacacacacacacacacacacacacacacacacacacacacacacacacacacacacacacacactagcacaaACTCAAATAAAATCAATATTAATGGTGTACAGAATTTTACCTGTCCAAATAATTACAAACAGGTGAACAGTCGCAGGCACTAAGAAGGAATAAAACCTGATGTAACAATATATATGAAGACCGTCTCTGCACTCTTTCTTATTGATTTccaggaggtttgaaggttagtagggCACAGACGAGACAACAGAAGGGCAGTTAATCCAGCAGTAGACGATTATATCAGCGCGTTAACATTACCTATCTTGACccaatatatatgcaaatactaaAAACAATCCCTGGAATCATAACACCACTTCCAAAGGCTTAATATTACAAGGTTAAGTTGAGTCCCATTAAAATGCAATGAGGTAAAGAAATTAGGAGAGCATAGCTATAGAACAGATTGAGTCTAATGCTGTACTCACCAATGGTTGCGATGTTGAAGAGGGTGCCCTGCAAGGAGAAACGGGGAGAAAGCTGTAAGTCTATTTGGTAATGACTCAAGGAAATGgttggatggagaggaggaggaggaggtcgaggttgCGGGAGGAATTCGGTAatggaaagaggtggagagaagggagaggtaaagactaaagaaggtgggggaggaaaggaggtatgggcgaaaaagagaaagaaggaacggaaagaggtgaaaaggagggatggaagaaggataCGAAGTAGGAATGGGGAGAGACTGGAGGATGGTATTAgcagcagcagagagagagagagagagagagagaaatcagagaCAAATATAGACACAAGCAAACaacgaaaatagaaaaatgataaGAATATACTGAGCAAAGAGCTTTAGATATGAGGGAGGCAATACTTAGAAATggcaaattacacacacacacacgcacacacacacaattattatCACTGACCCCATCAGATAAATAAATCAACGAAGGTCACAAAAAAAGTTAATTAGGTATATATACTAAAACCAGAGCTAATCAACAGATGGTTAATAAAATCCCATCATATACTTTCTACTTTTACTTccttctattattactactactactacaactattttcACTGCTATTGGTATCCCCAGCGTGGTAACTTATGGTATCTAACATTTATACATTGGTTACGGCATCACAGCCTCTTTCCTATGGAGTTATaccgccccttccccttccttacatgATCCCAAGTCAATGTCTTTCGAACTAGTGCTACGTCACGCAAAATTAAGGTTTATCACTGAATGGAACAGTAATAACGAAAAGGGAGTGAAAAACAATTAGGAAACTGAAAATGACGCCTCTAtattgcttaacccggtagcagcgacgggccaaatttgtggctttacgtgtaccagcgatgggccaaatttctcttatgatataaacctcccaaaatagatgatgcataaactgatcacacatgcgttgatatctattatgaaatggtttgcgtaagtgatgattctttctcatcaTTTTACTTAGAGGGTCCTTTAACCTATAACCCAACCTAACAACCATGACCATGACCCCCCCCTAAATATGCGCGAGCCAATGCGAGTACCAGCAAGGTAAAGCGTACAGCCCAACCTTTATGCTTACATGTATTTCCACTTAGCTATGGCGTATATGGCCCAAACTTTACCTTCACTGACGTGCATTTATATTCAAGTTTATGTTTACCAAATGTGGGGCCCAACGTTGCAGCCATTTGCTTGCTTTGCCCTGAGACCGTCCCTGATAACCTCTCCACATCCCCGCCACCACTGCCGTCCACCTGCTGTATTCTTACCTGTGCCAAGCTTACAAATCACCCTCTGGCACTTTTCATGTAAATATTCCATGGGGAGCTTCGATCAGGCGAGAAATAACAATAGTGCTTCCCCGCCTCCCTTCCCGGTCCGACGCATCAACGCCCGAGAGTGATCCAAGCAAACAAtc contains:
- the LOC126986326 gene encoding probable Na(+)/H(+) antiporter nhx-9 isoform X2; translated protein: MSDGGGMRVASRVAAALFLLTVSVGVALASGGGSGGHGAAAAGSEAADNATNATCPTDTGHGSTGIKVVSVRWKEVGVYFTITSFVIIAGLAKLVFHHLHWLSSKVPESCVLVVLGMALGLIVYFATKNKDTTQVCDHDVPLPHFTSDMFFFILLPPIVLESAYSLHDRAFFDNLGTVLVFALVGTLFNIATIGPTLYGLNALGAMGYINFTFMEGLVFSSLISAVDPVAVLAIFQELGVNKDLYFLVFGESLLNDGMTVVVYSTMTSFMSMEEVTGVQYVLAVVAFMVVVFGGLFIGVIFGCVTALVTKSTTDVRVVEPLALLGLSYLSYLTAELFHFSGIISLIVCGLIQAHYAFQNISQKSYTCVKYFTKMASATSDTVIFMFLGMVLVSDEHIWHTGFVLWSVFLCFVYRFIGVFMLTGIMNNYRVKKVGLEEQFIAAYGGLRGAVAFSLVNMLNESLPPRRIFVTATLVVILFTIFVQGTTIKPLVGLLQIQKHRKGKKNLSEEINDTTMDHIMAGVEEILGQHGDFYLRELIVHYNDRYLRKWFLRSTCESKLTRLFEKIAISEHYAHLYGPVAMIEDNVKPFGPPISTVSTQNRARTNSTFGTAHKEEILSHPEYTMEKDTYDQVEDVIAESPEGVQMRKKYSIIPIRQGRVSSEVSRTSSVGHTPAQDAHILRKAFRSNPYNKLHYKYNPNLVGEEDQELEEHLNRRHLNARRFTHLATSTRRSTIAVPPRKRTTSEGSGLTEGVQELVQRHNLRRQSMRQLRGGRQPLQGCFSSPEPGSWSPASPGVLRALQEMVEPDAPPEDTTTSPKTPQSTPSDRVASPWSWNSPEKTRDTMAERAGSVDTQPREQQAEEEVPLVNVSRAGQDAQHTQQHSSDKV
- the LOC126986326 gene encoding probable Na(+)/H(+) antiporter nhx-9 isoform X1, which encodes MSDGGGMRVASRVAAALFLLTVSVGVALASGGGSGGHGAAAAGSEAADNATNATCPTDTGHGSTGIKVVSVRWKEVGVYFTITSFVIIAGLAKLVFHHLHWLSSKVPESCVLVVLGMALGLIVYFATKNKDTTQVCDHDVPLPHFTSDMFFFILLPPIVLESAYSLHDRAFFDNLGTVLVFALVGTLFNIATIGPTLYGLNALGAMGYINFTFMEGLVFSSLISAVDPVAVLAIFQELGVNKDLYFLVFGESLLNDGMTVVVYSTMTSFMSMEEVTGVQYVLAVVAFMVVVFGGLFIGVIFGCVTALVTKSTTDVRVVEPLALLGLSYLSYLTAELFHFSGIISLIVCGLIQAHYAFQNISQKSYTCVKYFTKMASATSDTVIFMFLGMVLVSDEHIWHTGFVLWSVFLCFVYRFIGVFMLTGIMNNYRVKKVGLEEQFIAAYGGLRGAVAFSLVNMLNESLPPRRIFVTATLVVILFTIFVQGTTIKPLVGLLQIQKHRKGKKNLSEEINDTTMDHIMAGVEEILGQHGDFYLRELIVHYNDRYLRKWFLRSTCESKLTRLFEKIAISEHYAHLYGPVAMIEDNVKPFGPPISTVSTQNRARTNSTFGTAHKEEILSHPEYTMEKDTYDQVEDVIAESPEGSVQMRKKYSIIPIRQGRVSSEVSRTSSVGHTPAQDAHILRKAFRSNPYNKLHYKYNPNLVGEEDQELEEHLNRRHLNARRFTHLATSTRRSTIAVPPRKRTTSEGSGLTEGVQELVQRHNLRRQSMRQLRGGRQPLQGCFSSPEPGSWSPASPGVLRALQEMVEPDAPPEDTTTSPKTPQSTPSDRVASPWSWNSPEKTRDTMAERAGSVDTQPREQQAEEEVPLVNVSRAGQDAQHTQQHSSDKV
- the LOC126986326 gene encoding Na(+)/H(+) exchanger beta-like isoform X3 — translated: MFFFILLPPIVLESAYSLHDRAFFDNLGTVLVFALVGTLFNIATIGPTLYGLNALGAMGYINFTFMEGLVFSSLISAVDPVAVLAIFQELGVNKDLYFLVFGESLLNDGMTVVVYSTMTSFMSMEEVTGVQYVLAVVAFMVVVFGGLFIGVIFGCVTALVTKSTTDVRVVEPLALLGLSYLSYLTAELFHFSGIISLIVCGLIQAHYAFQNISQKSYTCVKYFTKMASATSDTVIFMFLGMVLVSDEHIWHTGFVLWSVFLCFVYRFIGVFMLTGIMNNYRVKKVGLEEQFIAAYGGLRGAVAFSLVNMLNESLPPRRIFVTATLVVILFTIFVQGTTIKPLVGLLQIQKHRKGKKNLSEEINDTTMDHIMAGVEEILGQHGDFYLRELIVHYNDRYLRKWFLRSTCESKLTRLFEKIAISEHYAHLYGPVAMIEDNVKPFGPPISTVSTQNRARTNSTFGTAHKEEILSHPEYTMEKDTYDQVEDVIAESPEGSVQMRKKYSIIPIRQGRVSSEVSRTSSVGHTPAQDAHILRKAFRSNPYNKLHYKYNPNLVGEEDQELEEHLNRRHLNARRFTHLATSTRRSTIAVPPRKRTTSEGSGLTEGVQELVQRHNLRRQSMRQLRGGRQPLQGCFSSPEPGSWSPASPGVLRALQEMVEPDAPPEDTTTSPKTPQSTPSDRVASPWSWNSPEKTRDTMAERAGSVDTQPREQQAEEEVPLVNVSRAGQDAQHTQQHSSDKV